A genomic stretch from Glaciecola nitratireducens FR1064 includes:
- a CDS encoding two-component system sensor histidine kinase NtrB, whose amino-acid sequence MSQADQLTLAQVLSSEDSSAQNIKDASARLLAILDASPDAFIIIDQDGKIELVNATVESMFLYSKEELLGHNVNMLIPDSVKHAHNTYLSSYKESGNSNIIGTGRKLRAKKSDGKEFPIYLSVGEIKHASHAQFVGIIRDISSEEQYQTTLIDNQQKLTQAARLSSMGELAASIAHEINQPLTAISNYAQAAKRLLSSNDTDKTKMIHQALDGIESQAQRANEFIAGLKALANKHASHRERVALLPLMQESVKLAQLDARVLNHEIILDLEEGQGIEVFADPIQIQQVLLNLIRNALDAIEQVKGSPLLIRTTRLPNSDIEISVADCGTGIEKQTAERIFTPFFTTKTSGMGIGLAVCKTIINAHGGCIYFAENVPKGCIFSFSLPLFNKNQRQIEKTHG is encoded by the coding sequence ATGAGCCAAGCCGATCAGCTTACCTTAGCGCAGGTTCTCTCAAGTGAAGATAGCAGCGCGCAGAATATAAAGGATGCAAGCGCACGTTTACTTGCCATTCTTGACGCAAGCCCAGACGCGTTCATCATCATCGATCAAGATGGCAAAATTGAGCTGGTGAATGCAACGGTTGAAAGCATGTTTCTATATAGTAAAGAAGAATTATTAGGCCATAATGTGAATATGCTCATACCCGATTCAGTCAAACATGCGCATAACACTTATCTATCATCTTATAAGGAATCTGGTAATTCGAATATAATCGGCACGGGTCGAAAGCTTCGAGCGAAAAAATCAGATGGTAAAGAATTCCCCATTTACCTTAGCGTCGGTGAGATAAAACACGCAAGTCATGCTCAATTTGTTGGAATAATTCGAGATATTTCTTCAGAAGAGCAGTACCAAACGACTTTGATAGACAATCAACAGAAGTTGACGCAAGCAGCAAGGTTAAGTTCGATGGGAGAGTTAGCCGCGAGTATTGCTCACGAAATAAACCAACCATTAACCGCTATATCAAACTACGCTCAGGCCGCTAAGCGTTTGCTAAGCTCAAACGACACTGACAAAACAAAAATGATACATCAAGCACTTGATGGAATCGAAAGCCAAGCTCAACGTGCAAATGAGTTTATTGCGGGACTAAAGGCTCTGGCTAACAAACATGCGTCGCACCGAGAAAGAGTGGCTCTTTTGCCGCTAATGCAAGAAAGCGTGAAGCTAGCGCAGCTAGATGCGCGTGTGCTAAATCATGAAATTATCCTGGATTTAGAAGAAGGTCAGGGCATTGAGGTTTTCGCCGATCCCATCCAAATACAGCAAGTCCTTCTCAATTTAATTCGAAATGCCTTGGACGCAATTGAACAAGTCAAAGGCAGCCCATTACTCATTAGAACCACACGATTACCTAACAGTGATATTGAGATATCGGTTGCTGATTGTGGTACGGGCATCGAAAAGCAAACGGCAGAGCGGATTTTCACACCCTTTTTTACGACCAAAACGAGCGGTATGGGCATTGGGCTAGCAGTTTGCAAAACAATTATTAACGCTCACGGTGGCTGCATATATTTTGCTGAGAACGTTCCAAAGGGCTGTATTTTTTCATTTAGCTTACCCCTGTTTAACAAAAACCAACGGCAAATTGAGAAAACTCATGGATAA
- a CDS encoding universal stress protein, whose translation MKAYKCIIAAVDVYAEFDEVLQSALCVADEPSKLHLIFVTLPTSYFQPYISSFGVDYINDIALQARRRLTQIADKFRIPQNNIHTPIGDIAGEICQTANNIKANLIVIGTHASSEYKVLLSSATNTLLHCAKQDVLAVRSDHASGSTLSKALCKKDDIE comes from the coding sequence ATGAAAGCATATAAATGCATCATTGCCGCAGTCGATGTTTATGCTGAGTTCGATGAAGTACTGCAGAGTGCGCTATGTGTTGCCGATGAACCGAGTAAACTACATCTGATTTTTGTGACACTACCAACTTCTTATTTTCAACCCTATATAAGTTCGTTTGGCGTTGACTATATAAACGATATTGCCCTGCAAGCTAGACGTCGTTTGACCCAAATAGCAGACAAATTCCGCATACCACAAAACAACATTCATACACCTATTGGCGATATAGCAGGTGAAATATGCCAAACCGCAAACAATATTAAGGCTAATCTTATCGTGATCGGCACGCATGCAAGCAGTGAATATAAGGTGTTGCTATCTTCAGCAACAAACACCTTGCTGCATTGCGCAAAGCAAGATGTTTTAGCCGTGAGAAGTGACCACGCCTCAGGTTCAACGCTGTCAAAAGCGCTGTGTAAAAAGGATGATATAGAATGA
- a CDS encoding helix-turn-helix domain-containing protein, with the protein MTSLDFNPASNASPWSKVCLESAAKSNNFMLGNSHRVFHTRQALLSAGESFQGIYIMRSGSAKAFITSACGDECITRFFFPGDLLGVDGFDEHVHNQNIVFLETSSVCFIKESEVYNLVKSSDDFRTCLFKSMSHTLLCDSMMMMCLSSCSSEQKVAHFILELANNFTSQGLSGKEFRLSMTRTDIANYLGMALETVCRVLASFQLKRVISVSNRHLIILDTRVLNQILSKDSSYSSSTTSLDS; encoded by the coding sequence ATGACATCATTAGATTTTAACCCGGCAAGTAACGCCAGCCCTTGGTCTAAAGTATGCTTAGAAAGTGCTGCTAAATCAAACAATTTCATGCTTGGCAATTCGCACAGAGTGTTTCATACAAGACAAGCTTTATTGTCAGCGGGGGAGTCATTTCAAGGCATATATATTATGCGCTCGGGTTCAGCGAAGGCATTTATTACTTCTGCCTGTGGAGATGAATGTATTACGAGATTTTTCTTTCCGGGTGATCTGCTTGGCGTCGATGGATTTGACGAGCACGTACATAACCAAAATATCGTTTTTCTAGAAACCAGTAGCGTCTGCTTTATAAAAGAGTCTGAGGTTTATAACTTGGTTAAAAGTAGCGATGATTTTCGAACCTGTTTATTTAAATCAATGAGTCACACTTTATTATGTGACTCAATGATGATGATGTGTTTGAGTTCTTGCTCTAGCGAACAGAAGGTGGCTCATTTTATTTTGGAACTTGCAAACAATTTTACCAGTCAAGGCTTATCCGGGAAAGAATTTAGATTGAGTATGACTCGCACCGATATCGCTAATTACTTGGGAATGGCGTTAGAAACTGTTTGTCGGGTGCTTGCTAGCTTTCAGCTTAAGCGAGTAATTTCGGTGAGCAATCGTCATCTAATAATCCTAGACACTCGAGTTTTAAATCAAATTCTTTCAAAAGACTCATCTTATTCATCTTCGACAACTAGCTTAGATTCTTAA
- a CDS encoding glycoside hydrolase family 16 protein, with protein MKYFTFIIALSALALASGCDRSNVKEQVKQDNQAAVGGWRVNFLDEFDTFNDENWQDQMIWVNNEDQCYVPNNQHNTREVSNGTLKLRVVDLGEKRPCDNMSKDGKKHHDTQYVAGRIASKNLKEFVKGKWTARLKVENSGQPGMFPAWWLLGALNNEPPVQEADETVCWPMTGSGEIDIFEHHSDGGPDHYAARTIKSLGYCDGGDWQAEMLVQSATLGEYHDYSVEWLGNDLIFRLDEVEVYRVSNDEDQFPEPLFAILNFAKINDSPMTQNWTMEVDWVKHEVWE; from the coding sequence ATGAAATATTTTACGTTTATTATCGCATTAAGCGCTTTGGCTTTAGCCTCAGGTTGCGACCGTTCCAATGTAAAAGAGCAAGTAAAACAAGACAATCAGGCGGCCGTTGGCGGATGGCGAGTCAACTTCTTAGACGAATTTGATACTTTTAACGATGAAAATTGGCAAGATCAGATGATATGGGTCAACAACGAAGACCAGTGTTATGTACCAAACAATCAACACAATACTCGCGAAGTGAGTAACGGCACTCTTAAGCTTCGAGTGGTTGATTTAGGTGAGAAACGTCCTTGCGATAATATGAGCAAAGACGGCAAAAAACATCACGACACCCAATATGTCGCAGGTCGCATTGCATCTAAGAATCTTAAAGAATTTGTGAAGGGTAAGTGGACAGCCCGATTGAAAGTAGAGAACAGCGGCCAACCAGGTATGTTTCCGGCCTGGTGGTTACTAGGTGCTCTCAATAATGAACCTCCCGTGCAAGAGGCGGATGAAACTGTTTGCTGGCCGATGACAGGTTCAGGCGAAATTGATATTTTTGAACACCATAGCGATGGCGGTCCGGATCATTATGCAGCACGCACAATTAAAAGCCTTGGTTATTGTGACGGTGGCGATTGGCAAGCCGAAATGTTGGTCCAATCAGCAACCTTAGGTGAATATCATGATTATTCTGTAGAATGGCTTGGCAATGACCTTATTTTTCGTTTAGACGAAGTCGAAGTTTACCGGGTAAGTAATGATGAAGATCAGTTTCCTGAGCCTTTATTCGCGATCCTCAACTTTGCCAAAATTAACGACTCACCGATGACACAAAACTGGACCATGGAAGTGGACTGGGTAAAGCACGAAGTTTGGGAATAA
- a CDS encoding vanadium-dependent haloperoxidase, with protein MQQLSSFNYPQTNKNLQKKLGIGGTISAAMLIFALLPTMAFSDENQNTFNGDLRAFQAFKLRTDAALRNLLEPLPNHPNNNDESELPDYLNSYTKGLPHNALGIVDADAYKKLLAALKSGVSADFEKIPKGLPDGYGLRNPLAAYSFLMEGKDPHSFTISAAPEFSSAWQASEATEVLWQAITRDIPFSDYADNNLIAEAVVDLDRMSDFRGPKSAEHVTSETLFRGIAPGETVGPYISQFLLMPVPYGATKVEQLYNVPMAGNDHLTNYDEWLHIQNGGKPKGTTTVKFEVEPRYLYNGRALSQYVLKDFVNMAYLNAAQIMRNFGSTAYATNNPYSTVSVQARAPLFGNNHVVDLLSRVSMASQNVAWYQKWLVHRRARPEVFYGRVHNHLLDNGVSYPINKEALSSPALGKVFAANGTYLLPTSAPAGSPLHPTYPAGHAVMAGAAVTMLKAFFNGDFEIPNPVTTSADGKTLVPYKGIPLTIEGELNKLASNIALGRDVAGVHYRSDGDLGIALGEEYAISVLRELVKTYSEDFPGFSFNRFDGTSMVIH; from the coding sequence ATGCAACAATTAAGCAGTTTTAATTATCCGCAAACCAACAAAAACCTCCAAAAAAAGCTCGGGATAGGCGGCACAATCAGCGCGGCAATGCTCATATTTGCATTATTGCCAACTATGGCATTTTCGGATGAGAACCAGAATACATTCAACGGTGATCTGCGTGCTTTTCAGGCTTTCAAGTTAAGAACAGATGCCGCACTAAGAAACTTACTCGAACCACTTCCAAATCATCCAAATAATAACGATGAAAGCGAGCTGCCAGATTACCTTAATAGTTATACTAAGGGCTTACCGCACAATGCATTAGGTATAGTTGATGCTGATGCATATAAAAAGTTACTTGCTGCACTTAAATCGGGCGTAAGCGCTGATTTCGAAAAAATTCCCAAAGGTCTTCCCGATGGCTACGGCCTTAGAAATCCACTTGCCGCTTATAGTTTTCTAATGGAAGGAAAAGATCCGCATTCGTTTACTATATCTGCGGCCCCAGAGTTCAGCAGTGCATGGCAAGCATCGGAAGCAACTGAAGTCTTGTGGCAAGCAATTACACGAGACATTCCTTTTTCTGATTATGCTGACAATAACTTAATTGCAGAGGCTGTTGTTGATCTTGACCGTATGTCAGATTTTCGCGGCCCAAAGTCAGCGGAGCATGTTACCAGCGAGACTCTATTTAGAGGTATTGCACCAGGTGAAACAGTCGGTCCCTACATTTCGCAGTTTTTGCTGATGCCAGTGCCTTACGGCGCAACAAAAGTTGAACAACTTTACAATGTTCCCATGGCAGGTAATGATCACCTAACAAACTATGATGAATGGCTGCATATTCAGAATGGTGGCAAGCCCAAGGGCACCACAACGGTCAAGTTCGAAGTTGAGCCACGTTATCTTTATAATGGTCGCGCTTTGTCACAGTATGTGCTTAAAGACTTTGTTAATATGGCTTACCTCAATGCAGCACAAATTATGCGTAATTTCGGTTCTACGGCATATGCTACAAATAATCCATATAGCACTGTTTCTGTGCAGGCTCGCGCCCCGCTTTTTGGAAATAATCATGTAGTCGATTTGTTATCACGCGTTTCTATGGCTTCGCAGAATGTCGCTTGGTATCAAAAATGGCTCGTACACCGCCGCGCCAGACCTGAAGTATTTTATGGTCGAGTACACAATCACCTTTTAGATAACGGCGTTAGCTACCCGATAAACAAGGAAGCATTGTCGTCGCCTGCACTGGGTAAAGTTTTTGCCGCTAATGGCACATATTTACTGCCAACCTCAGCGCCCGCTGGCAGTCCGTTACACCCAACATACCCAGCGGGTCATGCTGTTATGGCTGGTGCAGCAGTGACTATGTTAAAAGCATTTTTTAATGGCGACTTCGAGATACCAAATCCTGTTACAACAAGCGCTGATGGTAAAACCTTGGTGCCATATAAAGGCATACCGTTAACAATTGAAGGAGAGCTGAATAAGCTAGCCAGTAATATCGCACTGGGTCGAGATGTCGCCGGTGTACACTATCGGTCAGATGGTGATTTAGGTATAGCATTGGGTGAAGAATATGCCATAAGCGTGCTGCGCGAGTTGGTCAAAACCTATAGTGAAGACTTTCCTGGCTTCAGCTTTAATCGCTTTGACGGAACGTCAATGGTCATTCATTAA
- a CDS encoding dicarboxylate/amino acid:cation symporter has translation MSRLFRDHLKSLADQFDRLISTRLWLKVLIALMLGVIAGVLLGPDLGLISADTVKTITAWLALPGQVFLAIIQMIVVPLVVASIVRGLAANNNPDAIKKNGLIALAFIVVSTAVAATIGIGLALNIQPGQFVDASALIDANSITVAGAGAQGFPAMSELPNKVSELIPKNPLASMASGEMLQVILFAAVLGVAMLAIPAQQSKPLFDLMGALQEVSLRIVSWAMLLAPIAVFGLITRLVANLGIDVLAGMAVYVSTVVLGLLLVGLLYFVVAKVTLAQPLGQFFKNVRELLLLSFSTSSSAAVMPITLQVVEDKLMVNPEIARFLVPLGATINMTGTGLYQGVATVFLAQVFNVDLSLSSYFFIVTMSVAASIGSPATPGAGIIILSMVLEGVGIPAAGIALILGVDRILDMLRTSVNVLGDVVACTTVHYFTHLHSTPEKSTTLLEKKLE, from the coding sequence ATGAGTAGATTGTTTCGAGATCATCTTAAAAGTCTTGCCGATCAGTTTGATCGCCTTATTAGCACTCGTCTTTGGTTAAAAGTATTAATTGCATTAATGCTTGGGGTGATTGCGGGTGTGCTGTTAGGTCCGGATTTAGGACTTATATCAGCAGACACGGTTAAGACAATAACCGCTTGGCTCGCGTTACCAGGGCAGGTTTTTTTGGCTATCATTCAAATGATTGTTGTTCCGCTTGTGGTTGCGTCGATTGTAAGAGGATTGGCGGCTAACAATAACCCAGATGCAATCAAAAAGAATGGCTTAATTGCACTTGCATTTATTGTTGTATCCACCGCTGTAGCAGCAACAATTGGTATTGGTTTGGCACTCAATATTCAACCGGGTCAATTTGTAGATGCCAGTGCCTTGATTGATGCAAACTCAATCACGGTTGCTGGCGCGGGCGCACAGGGTTTTCCAGCCATGTCAGAATTACCAAACAAGGTGTCAGAGCTCATCCCCAAAAACCCGTTGGCATCGATGGCATCAGGTGAAATGCTGCAGGTCATTTTGTTTGCTGCTGTTTTAGGCGTGGCAATGTTGGCTATTCCTGCACAGCAATCTAAACCCTTATTTGATTTGATGGGCGCTTTACAAGAAGTTAGCCTGCGCATTGTATCTTGGGCTATGTTGCTCGCTCCTATTGCTGTTTTTGGGCTGATTACTCGATTGGTTGCCAATCTTGGTATTGATGTTCTGGCAGGAATGGCGGTTTATGTTTCAACGGTTGTGCTTGGCTTACTGCTTGTCGGATTACTTTATTTTGTGGTTGCTAAAGTGACGCTAGCACAGCCCTTGGGGCAGTTTTTTAAGAATGTTAGAGAGCTTCTTTTGCTGTCTTTTTCTACGAGTAGTTCTGCTGCGGTTATGCCGATTACTTTGCAGGTGGTGGAAGACAAGTTGATGGTCAATCCTGAAATTGCGCGCTTTCTGGTTCCTTTAGGAGCAACTATCAATATGACAGGAACAGGCTTGTATCAAGGCGTTGCGACCGTGTTTTTAGCGCAAGTTTTTAATGTGGATTTAAGCCTTTCAAGCTATTTCTTTATCGTTACCATGTCGGTCGCCGCCTCAATTGGCTCTCCTGCAACACCTGGCGCTGGGATCATCATTCTGAGTATGGTGCTGGAAGGTGTGGGTATTCCGGCTGCAGGTATTGCATTGATTCTTGGCGTAGATCGCATTTTAGATATGTTGCGAACATCCGTGAACGTATTAGGGGATGTTGTCGCTTGCACCACCGTACACTACTTTACACATCTTCACAGCACGCCAGAAAAATCAACCACATTGTTGGAGAAAAAGCTCGAGTAA
- a CDS encoding DsrE family protein, with translation MQKFTHLKTTLLILSTLILSATASAQMSSFKEGTAIVGFGKSVAVSTHTIPRDAKFNVAFDVASSSDKGELNRKFDSLARFINMHVAAGVKKENIQLALVVHGKATFDLLDNTSYQKKYALDNPNKPLLNALMENNVRVILCGQSAAANEIDASQLIEGVEVELSAMTAHALLQQGGYTVNPF, from the coding sequence GTGCAAAAGTTTACACACCTAAAAACGACACTTCTCATTTTATCTACATTGATATTGTCCGCTACAGCAAGTGCGCAAATGTCCTCCTTTAAAGAAGGCACTGCAATAGTAGGTTTTGGTAAGAGTGTTGCAGTATCGACTCATACAATACCTAGAGATGCGAAGTTCAATGTTGCATTTGATGTTGCAAGCTCTAGTGATAAAGGTGAACTCAACAGAAAATTCGATAGTTTAGCTCGCTTCATCAATATGCATGTTGCAGCAGGCGTCAAAAAGGAAAATATTCAACTTGCACTTGTGGTTCATGGCAAAGCCACCTTCGATTTACTCGACAACACTAGCTATCAAAAAAAATATGCACTAGATAATCCAAACAAACCCTTGCTGAATGCATTAATGGAAAATAATGTGCGCGTAATATTATGTGGTCAAAGTGCGGCCGCTAATGAAATTGATGCTAGTCAGCTAATTGAAGGCGTTGAAGTAGAGCTTTCAGCAATGACTGCACATGCGCTACTGCAACAAGGTGGTTACACAGTTAATCCGTTTTAA
- a CDS encoding response regulator transcription factor produces MDKRESEKLLSEAIVHVVDDDKAVLDSISLLLTSIGIYHHTYSSAQAFLDAYAKAEFDHYKGCILMDVRMPLMSGIECQDKLKEINCELPVIFITAYGDVPTAVETMKNGAVDFIEKPYREQVLIDAIQKALLTSINRQLKAKKISDTKRKLATLSARETQVLQKILNGKANKVIALELGLSQRTIELHRAHVMEKMDVKSLAELIKITLDAIELIDS; encoded by the coding sequence ATGGATAAACGTGAATCAGAAAAGTTGCTGTCCGAAGCTATTGTTCACGTTGTGGACGATGATAAGGCGGTGTTGGATTCTATTAGTTTACTACTAACGAGTATTGGCATCTATCATCACACTTACAGCTCTGCGCAGGCCTTTCTTGATGCCTACGCTAAAGCTGAGTTCGATCACTACAAGGGCTGTATTTTAATGGATGTTCGAATGCCTCTTATGAGCGGTATAGAATGCCAAGACAAACTAAAAGAAATAAATTGCGAACTTCCTGTGATATTTATAACGGCTTATGGCGATGTTCCCACAGCGGTAGAGACAATGAAAAATGGTGCCGTGGACTTTATTGAAAAACCCTACCGAGAGCAAGTGCTCATAGATGCTATCCAAAAAGCCTTATTAACGAGTATAAATAGACAGTTAAAGGCTAAAAAAATATCTGATACCAAGCGCAAATTAGCAACGTTAAGCGCTCGCGAAACCCAAGTACTCCAAAAAATTCTAAATGGCAAAGCCAATAAAGTAATAGCACTAGAGCTTGGACTCAGTCAAAGAACAATCGAATTACATAGAGCACATGTAATGGAAAAAATGGACGTCAAATCGCTTGCTGAATTGATTAAAATAACACTGGATGCGATTGAATTAATTGATTCATAA
- a CDS encoding alpha/beta hydrolase has protein sequence MKLPPHSPHKYGFDPKSSPSAPIANIDEGAFSASFDQRLWMFHRSWEPPAGAKVHATLMIVHGTVDHSGAYAELGHKLAQQGIAVFAMDMRGWGLSDGESMYIDSMDTFVADVQGFYQTVHSQSRYKNIKSRFLMGKSLGGSVTAFCVAKHPTLWTGIIGLSGAYEVDAKLTPSPIVMALLKGLAPLAPKLPLKPLFDEHIIVADEDALQIWRDDPLCSKDKLRLGYIVIFFDCLKNLTQGIVQQIDVPMLMMCGDADRVVTLSGHELMLKKSRHNDKQLKVYANGLHNLLQEPSLKLQVMSDIQEWILERSFENK, from the coding sequence ATGAAGCTACCACCACACTCTCCCCATAAGTACGGATTCGATCCAAAGTCATCTCCATCTGCGCCCATTGCAAACATTGATGAAGGAGCGTTTTCGGCATCTTTTGATCAGCGCCTCTGGATGTTTCATCGCTCGTGGGAACCGCCTGCAGGTGCAAAAGTACATGCTACACTCATGATTGTGCATGGAACGGTAGACCACAGCGGGGCTTACGCTGAATTAGGCCATAAATTGGCACAACAAGGCATTGCTGTTTTTGCTATGGATATGCGCGGTTGGGGCCTCAGTGACGGCGAAAGCATGTATATTGACAGCATGGATACCTTCGTTGCAGATGTGCAAGGTTTTTACCAAACCGTCCATTCCCAGTCTCGTTACAAGAACATTAAATCGCGTTTTTTAATGGGTAAATCCTTGGGTGGATCAGTGACGGCATTCTGCGTCGCCAAACATCCAACGCTATGGACTGGCATAATAGGTTTGTCCGGTGCCTACGAGGTGGACGCTAAACTTACTCCCTCGCCTATCGTCATGGCCTTGCTCAAGGGGCTCGCGCCGCTTGCTCCGAAACTACCGTTAAAACCCTTATTCGATGAACATATAATAGTAGCAGACGAAGATGCACTGCAAATATGGAGAGACGATCCTCTGTGCAGCAAAGACAAACTTCGACTCGGCTACATCGTGATTTTTTTTGATTGCTTAAAAAACCTGACTCAAGGTATTGTCCAACAGATTGACGTGCCCATGCTCATGATGTGCGGCGATGCTGATCGGGTCGTGACATTGTCGGGACATGAACTAATGCTCAAGAAAAGTCGACACAACGATAAACAGCTCAAAGTTTATGCCAATGGTTTACATAACCTTTTACAAGAGCCAAGCCTTAAGCTTCAGGTTATGAGCGATATTCAAGAGTGGATCCTCGAAAGAAGCTTCGAAAATAAGTAG
- a CDS encoding glycoside hydrolase family 3 protein: MTKFTFKYPIAFGACLVLMQACTLQKTASPALTEKPKVQCIWGSDKFDICRYDSKEAIINALIAEMTVDEKIGQMTQSVWHNSVSPEIIQDRKIGSIIHTEGPTPGPKVSDWVAKFNTFQAHALKTRLGIPLLIGVDAIHGQNTFEGAVIFPHNIGMGATRNYDLIRRAAEITAIETAGTGFNWTFSPVIAMPEHEHWGRVYEGFSEDANVTTKALIASIQGHQGTDLAQAYTIAATAKHYLGDGATVGGREGGNAIISEKALRERFLPPYQAAVNHGISAIMVGFNSVNGTNMHQNTYLVQDVLKGQLGFDGVVITDWLGGTRWGEPHTVINAGIDIAMQPANHDEFMAKLKETVLDGTVSMERIDDAVRRILGLKFDLGLFNDPFAKKELSALVGSTQHREVARQAVRESLVLLKSEANALPLKANESIAVVGEHANNSGLQSGGWTMHWQGQTHSYANSTTILDGIQAFAPEVQYQPMGCTSDTQAEKVVAVVGELPYAEFKGDSTNLALTVAQQEMIKHCKALGKKVIVVLISGRAMTVTDTINQSDAFIAAWLPGSEGMGIADFLFAANGFEPVGKLPTSWPKEYADLPLAQDAENALFPFGFGLSKF; encoded by the coding sequence ATGACAAAATTTACATTCAAATACCCGATTGCATTCGGCGCCTGCTTGGTGCTGATGCAAGCCTGTACGCTGCAAAAAACAGCATCGCCTGCATTGACAGAAAAACCCAAGGTACAGTGCATTTGGGGAAGCGATAAATTCGATATTTGTAGATACGACAGTAAAGAAGCCATCATAAATGCATTGATAGCAGAAATGACCGTCGATGAAAAAATTGGGCAAATGACACAGTCAGTTTGGCACAACAGTGTTTCACCCGAAATTATTCAAGACAGAAAAATAGGCTCAATTATACATACTGAGGGACCAACCCCAGGACCTAAGGTAAGTGATTGGGTAGCAAAATTTAACACGTTTCAAGCACACGCGTTAAAGACACGCCTAGGTATTCCATTATTAATAGGCGTTGACGCAATTCATGGTCAAAATACCTTTGAAGGTGCTGTTATATTTCCTCACAATATCGGCATGGGCGCCACGCGCAATTACGATTTAATTCGTCGTGCTGCTGAAATTACGGCAATCGAAACAGCAGGAACAGGTTTCAACTGGACGTTTTCGCCGGTAATTGCGATGCCTGAGCACGAGCATTGGGGCCGAGTTTATGAAGGCTTTTCAGAAGATGCTAATGTCACGACTAAAGCGCTAATTGCCTCAATACAGGGCCACCAAGGCACTGATTTAGCACAAGCCTATACCATCGCAGCAACCGCCAAACATTACCTTGGTGATGGCGCAACTGTGGGTGGGCGTGAAGGCGGAAATGCAATTATTAGTGAGAAGGCCTTAAGAGAGCGATTTTTACCCCCCTATCAAGCCGCTGTTAACCACGGCATTAGTGCAATCATGGTTGGGTTTAACTCTGTCAATGGCACCAACATGCATCAAAATACATATTTGGTTCAAGATGTATTAAAAGGGCAGCTTGGTTTTGATGGTGTTGTGATAACGGATTGGTTAGGCGGAACTCGCTGGGGGGAACCTCACACCGTCATTAACGCAGGTATCGATATTGCGATGCAACCGGCTAATCATGATGAGTTCATGGCTAAATTGAAAGAGACCGTGTTAGATGGCACCGTTAGCATGGAACGAATAGACGATGCGGTGCGCCGTATACTGGGATTAAAATTTGATCTTGGTTTATTCAACGACCCTTTCGCAAAAAAAGAACTTTCGGCCTTAGTAGGCTCTACTCAGCATCGAGAGGTTGCGCGCCAGGCCGTAAGAGAATCACTCGTTTTGTTAAAGTCTGAAGCAAACGCATTACCCCTAAAGGCAAATGAAAGCATAGCCGTGGTCGGCGAGCATGCTAATAATAGCGGTCTGCAAAGCGGCGGATGGACCATGCATTGGCAAGGTCAAACACACAGTTATGCCAATTCAACAACAATACTTGATGGTATTCAGGCCTTTGCGCCTGAGGTGCAGTATCAACCAATGGGATGTACGTCAGACACGCAAGCTGAGAAAGTAGTCGCCGTTGTAGGCGAGTTACCGTATGCAGAATTTAAAGGTGATTCAACAAACCTAGCGTTAACCGTTGCTCAACAAGAAATGATAAAACACTGCAAAGCACTGGGGAAAAAAGTAATTGTCGTATTAATTTCTGGTAGAGCCATGACGGTTACCGATACTATTAATCAAAGTGATGCATTTATCGCTGCGTGGTTACCTGGTTCTGAAGGCATGGGAATAGCAGATTTTTTGTTCGCAGCCAATGGATTTGAGCCTGTTGGTAAGTTACCTACATCATGGCCTAAAGAATATGCTGACTTACCCCTGGCGCAAGACGCAGAGAATGCGCTGTTTCCATTTGGCTTTGGCTTGAGTAAGTTTTAA